ACCGGCAGGCGCTCAGCGGTCGACGACCTGCTTCGGCAGGAGGGTCACCAGGCAGGCGCCGATCAGCAGCATCGCGGAGGTGAGCATCACGCCCGCGCCCTGCTTGCCGGTGAAGTCGTTCAGCCAGCCGACCAGCGCCGGGGAGAAGAAGCCGGCCAGGTTGGCGATGCAGTTGATGGTGGCGATGCCGGCCGCTGCCGCCATGCCGCCCAGGAAGGCCGTGGGCAGCGCCCAGAACTGCGAGGTGCCGCAGATCGCGCCGGCCGCCGCCACGCTCAGCAAAGCCAGCGCGGTACCCACGCCGTCGGTGAAGGGCAGGGCGAACAGCGCTGCTGCCGCCGCCAGCATCGGCACGCCGCAATGCAGCCGGCGGGCGCGGGTGCGGTCCGAGTTGCGGCCGACCAGCGGCAGGCATACCAGGGCCACCGTGTACGGGATCGCCGCCAGCAGGCCGACCATTTCCACGCCATTGACGCCGGCATTGCGCACGATGGTGGGCAGCCAGAACGTGAGGCCGTACTGGCCCATCACGATGCAGAAGTAGATCGCCGTCAGCAGCCACAGGCGCCGGTCGGCCAAAAAGTCGCGGATCGTCTGGTGCGCCACCTTGCCGTCGTTCTCGCTGGCGATGTTACGCTCCAGGACGGCTTTCTCTTCCGGCGACAGCCACTTCGCGGCGGCGATGCTGTCGTCGAGGTAGAACAGGATCGTGACGCCCAGGATCAGCGACGGAACCGCTTCGAGCGCGAACAGCCACTGCCAGCCGCGCAGGCCCTGCACGCCGGCGAACGCCTCCATGATCCAGCCCGACAGCGGCGCGCCGACGATGCTGGCCAGTGGAATGGCCATGAAGAACAGTCCCATCACCTTGGCGCGGCGCGCCGACGGGAACCAGTAGGTGATGTACAGGATCACGCCCGGCGCGAAGCCCGCCTCGGCGATGCCCAGCAGGAAGCGCAGCACGTAGAACATCGTCGGCGAACTGACGAAGGCGAAGCTGGCCGAGATCATCGCCCAGGTGATCATGATCCGCGCCAGCCAGCGGCGCGCGCCGAAGCGGTGCAGGATCATGTTGCTCGGCACTTCGAAGATGAAATAGCCGATGAAGAAGATGCCGGCGCCGAGGCCGTAGACGGTGTCGCTCCACTGCAGGTCGCTGAGCATCTGCAGCTTGGCGAAGCCCACGTTGACGCGGTCCAGGTAGGCGCCGAGGTAGCACAGCATCAGGAAGGGCACGAGCCGGCGCGTGACTTTCGCGTAGGCCCGCGTTTCGAGGTCGGTGGCGCCGGAATGGTATGCGGCGCCCGCCGCTGGTGTAACGGTAGGGGTTTTCATGCGTGTCTCCAAATTGTTCTGTCTTCGCGCCGAAGGTCTTGCCGCCTTCGTATACATCCCGCGCATCCGGATCGTGCCGCGCTCCGCGCGGCCGGTTCAATGCAGCCCGCTCACCTCAGCCAGGACCTGATGCTGGCGGCCATCGCCTCCGTCGAGATGCCGTAGCGGTCGTGCAGCGTGGGCAGCGCGCCGGCATCGAGGAATGCGTCGGGCAGCGCGACCTGGCGGAACGCCGGCGCCACGCCCGCGCGCAGCAGCGTACCGGCCACCGCTTCGCCCAGGCCGCCGACCACGGAATGGTTCTCCGCCACCACCACCAGCCGGCCGCCGCGCGACGCTTCGCGCACGATCGTTTCCGTGTCGAGCGGCTTGATCGTGGGCGCATGCAGCACGGCCACGTCGATATTGTCGCCCTTGAGCGCCTGCGCCACTTCCAGCGCGCGCATCGTCATGATGCCGCTGGAGATCACCAGCACGTCGCGCCCGTCGCGCAGCAGCTTGGCCTTGCCCAGCTCGAACCTGTAATCGTACTCGTCGA
Above is a window of Pseudoduganella dura DNA encoding:
- a CDS encoding MFS transporter, which gives rise to MKTPTVTPAAGAAYHSGATDLETRAYAKVTRRLVPFLMLCYLGAYLDRVNVGFAKLQMLSDLQWSDTVYGLGAGIFFIGYFIFEVPSNMILHRFGARRWLARIMITWAMISASFAFVSSPTMFYVLRFLLGIAEAGFAPGVILYITYWFPSARRAKVMGLFFMAIPLASIVGAPLSGWIMEAFAGVQGLRGWQWLFALEAVPSLILGVTILFYLDDSIAAAKWLSPEEKAVLERNIASENDGKVAHQTIRDFLADRRLWLLTAIYFCIVMGQYGLTFWLPTIVRNAGVNGVEMVGLLAAIPYTVALVCLPLVGRNSDRTRARRLHCGVPMLAAAAALFALPFTDGVGTALALLSVAAAGAICGTSQFWALPTAFLGGMAAAAGIATINCIANLAGFFSPALVGWLNDFTGKQGAGVMLTSAMLLIGACLVTLLPKQVVDR